One Salvia splendens isolate huo1 chromosome 12, SspV2, whole genome shotgun sequence genomic window carries:
- the LOC121757243 gene encoding BTB/POZ domain-containing protein NPY2-like — protein sequence MKFMKLGSKPDMFQTDGNCVRYVASELATDIIVHIGDVKFYLHKFPLLSKCARLQKLVSSGNDGNGDEVNIDDIPGGASAFEVCAKFCYGMTVTLNAYNVVTSRCAAEYLEMHESVEKGNLIYKVDVFLNSVIFRSWKDSIIVVQTVKSTSRLSEEAKIISQCIDAIASKASVHVSKVDWSYTYNRKKISEENGNDPSWDALRNQMVPNDWWVEDLCELDIDLFKKIIMTIKNKQVVSCEVIGEALKAYAYRKLPGSGKNVIQQNDLAKYRNILDTIVWLLPAEKGSVSCSFLLKLLKASISADSGETVKMELAKSIGRQLEEASVSDLLIRASDREETMFDVHVVTKILEEFVTRDKNSMAEMEDCGEIQDMSSPVRPGILSDASKLMVAKLVDGYLVEIAKDPNLPLATFTGIAELVSSYPRPSHDALYRAVDTYLKVHSGISKSERKKLCRLMDCKKLSAEACMHAVQNERLPLRVVVQVLFFEQVRASASSGSSTPDLPKAIKDLNSSSYGSSRSQTTNTDEDWDAVASSEELRALRGELASLRVGNGAMHERSNGESKMNGNSDRAAISKVKGLIMSKRIFSKIWSNKAAQAENSGSDSSESLGSGIHDEAKSTPTRKGRHSVS from the exons ATGAAGTTTATGAAGCTTGGATCCAAGCCTGATATGTTTCAGACCGATGGGAACTGTGTCAG ATATGTGGCTAGTGAGTTGGCTACCGACATTATCGTTCACATTGGCGATGTTAAGTTCTACCTTCACAAG TTTCCTCTTCTCTCTAAATGTGCACGGTTACAGAAGTTGGTTTCTTCGGGTAATGATGGAAATGGCGATGAGGTCAATATTGATGATATTCCAGGCGGCGCCAGTGCCTTTGAAGTATGTGCCAAGTTTTGTTACGGGATGACTGTAACCCTAAATGCTTATAACGTTGTTACAAGCCGTTGTGCTGCTGAGTATCTCGAGATGCATGAGTCGGTAGAGAAAGGCAACCTCATCTACAAGGTCGATGTTTTCCTCAACTCGGTGATTTTCAGGAGCTGGAAGGACTCCATCATAGTTGTTCAGACAGTGAAATCCACGTCCCGGTTGAGTGAGGAAGCGAAGATAATCAGCCAGTGCATCGATGCTATCGCTTCCAAGGCGTCCGTTCATGTATCTAAGGTGGACTGGTCCTACACTTACAACCGGAAGAAGATATCTGAGGAAAATGGGAACGACCCCAGCTGGGACGCCCTCAGAAACCAAATGGTCCCGAATGACTGGTGGGTCGAGGACTTGTGCGAGCTCGACATAGATTTGTTCAAGAAGATCATCATGACTATTAAGAACAAACAGGTTGTATCTTGTGAGGTGATCGGAGAGGCTTTGAAAGCGTATGCTTACCGTAAACTACCCGGCTCTGGCAAGAACGTAATCCAACAGAATGATCTGGCCAAGTATCGCAACATCTTGGACACCATCGTGTGGCTGTTGCCCGCGGAGAAGGGCAGCGTCTCGTGCAGTTTCTTGCTCAAGCTGTTGAAAGCGTCCATCTCCGCTGACTCGGGAGAGACGGTCAAGATGGAGCTGGCAAAAAGTATAGGGCGTCAGTTGGAGGAGGCTTCCGTCTCTGATCTGTTGATCCGAGCTTCTGACCGGGAAGAGACAATGTTCGATGTCCACGTGGTCACAAAAATACTCGAGGAATTCGTGACACGAGACAAGAACTCCATGGCCGAGATGGAAGATTGTGGTGAGATTCAAGATATGTCTAGTCCCGTTAGGCCCGGGATTCTCTCCGATGCTTCGAAGCTGATGGTGGCAAAGCTCGTCGACGGCTACCTTGTTGAGATTGCAAAGGATCCTAATCTACCACTAGCTACCTTCACCGGGATTGCAGAGCTCGTCTCGAGCTATCCACGACCTTCCCACGATGCTCTATATCGCGCTGTCGATACATATCTCAAg GTGCACTCCGGGATCAGTAAGAGTGAGCGGAAGAAGCTATGCCGGTTGATGGACTGCAAGAAGCTCTCCGCGGAGGCATGCATGCATGCCGTGCAGAACGAGAGGCTCCCTCTACGCGTGGTGGTGCAGGTGCTCTTTTTCGAGCAAGTCCGGGCTTCTGCTTCCTCCGGGAGCAGCACCCCGGACCTGCCCAAGGCAATCAAGGACCTCAACTCCAGCTCCTACGGCAGCTCCCGGTCGCAGACGACCAACACAGACGAGGATTGGGACGCTGTTGCTTCATCGGAGGAGCTCAGAGCGCTGAGAGGCGAGCTGGCCTCCCTGAGGGTGGGCAACGGAGCGATGCACGAGAGGAGCAACGGGGAGAGCAAGATGAACGGGAACTCGGACAGGGCAGCCATCAGCAAGGTGAAGGGTCTGATCATGTCGAAGAGGATCTTCTCCAAGATTTGGTCGAACAAGGCGGCGCAGGCGGAGAACAGCGGGTCCGATTCATCGGAGAGTCTCGGCTCGGGCATCCACGACGAGGCGAAATCGACGCCGACGAGGAAAGGGAGGCATTCCGTGTCTTAG
- the LOC121757864 gene encoding uncharacterized protein LOC121757864, which produces MMSDSHILPESKSHNPNGGVIRGKSGGLKPDRSRRSWSPREEEVLILALKDLVTNRWKADNGFRAGFLTRVEEFVRREIPTTTVRAQPHISSKINTWKKFYNSLNMMLDRSGVGLNSDGDWKIECNDDHYGVFAAFLQWPSSNNEDGERG; this is translated from the exons ATGATGTCTGACTCTCACATACTGCCGGAATCAAAAAGCCACAACCCAAATG GTGGTGTTATTCGTGGTAAATCTGGTGGACTGAAGCCCGACAGGTCTAGGCGCTCATGGTCTCCTCGTGAGGAGGAAGTCCTCATACTAGCATTGAAGGACCTTGTGACTAACCGTTGGAAGGCCGATAATGGGTTCCGAGCAGGATTCCTCACTCGCGTTGAAGAATTTGTCCGTCGAGAAATCCCTACAACAACTGTGAGAGCCCAACCTCATATTTCCTCCAAGATCAACACTTGGAAGAAATTCTACAATTCATTGAATATGATGCTTGACCGTAGCGGTGTTGGGTTAAACTCAGACGGCGACTGGAAGATAGAATGCAACGACGACCA CTATGGCGTATTTGCTGCGTTTTTGCAGTGGCCTTCGAGCAACAATGAGGATGGAGAGAGAGGGTAA
- the LOC121758935 gene encoding exocyst complex component SEC10b-like isoform X1: MEETKNGATIDASAIILSIDEFKGDVSFDVLFRKLVNQFLPSCLEEIDASEKASVNDVMPRGHTRTHSEAVKFSVGISSPLFPEVDALLSLFKNSGTQLIDLRKKIDGKLNNLKKEVASQDYKHRKTLSELEKRVEVLFDSFARLDSRISSVGQTAAKIGDHLQSADTQRENATQTIDLIKYLMEFNSSPGDLMELSPLFSDDTRVSEAASIAQKLRSFAEEDPGRQAMTVSGNATASKGLEVAVGNLQEYCNELENKLLSRFDVASQKKDLCSMAQCAIILLQFNRGTSVMQHYVGLRPMFDLEVMNADVQVVLGDSGSQPIPSNVGQGLSSLYKEITDTVKKEAETITAVFPYPNDVMSILVQRVLEDRVPNLLEKLLLKPSLVNPPSKEGGLILYLRMLAVSYEKTLELSKDLHSVGCGDLDVEGLTESLFLPHKDTYIEYEKVSLRLLYKEKMEELGIESSSSESKGTIGRSKGASIASSQHQITVTIVTDFVHWNEEAISRCTLFSTQETTLAANVRLVFTCLLKQVSQYITEGLERARESLTDAAASRERFVLGTSVGRRVAGSTSIGETAAAAGESGFKSFMLALQQCGSIVVVLQQFFANSVSQILLPVEGAHAAACEEMASAMSSAEAAAYKGLQLCIETVMAEVDRLQSAEQKAADFRSSDDDISPEQRPTNACTRVIAYLSRVLESAFTTLDGLNKQAFLTELGNRLHKLVMSHWEKFTFNWSGGLQLKRDISEYADFVRCFNAPTVDEKFELLGILANVFIVAPESLSSLFEGTPSIKTDAKRFIQLRDDYKSTKLATKLSSLW, from the exons ATGGAAGAGACGAAAAATGGTGCAACGATTGATGCCTCTGCAATAATTTTAAGCATTGATGAGTTCAAG GGTGACGTTTCATTTGATGTACTGTTCCGGAAGTTAGTAAATCAGTTCTTACCATCGTGTTTAGAAGAAATAGATGCTTCTGAAAAAGCTAGTGTAAATGATGTTATGCCACGTGGTCATACGCGAACTCATTCAGAAGCTGTGAAATTCTCGGTAGGAATATCAAGCCCGTTGTTTCCCGAAGTAGATGCTCTGTTATCTCTATTCAAGAATTCGGGTACGCAGTTGATTGATCTTAGAAAGAAG ATTGATGGGAAACTCAACAATCTCAAGAAGGAAGTAGCAAGTCAAGATTATAAGCACCGTAAGACACTTTCTGAG CTCGAAAAACGTGTTGAGGTCCTGTTCGATAGTTTTGCAAGGTTGGATTCCCGCATATCGAGCGTTGGCCAAACTGCTGCTAAGATTGGGGACCATCTTCAG AGTGCAGACACCCAGAGAGAAAATGCCACTCAAACAATAGATCTTATTAAG TACCTGATGGAGTTTAACAGCAGTCCTGGTGACCTAATGGAACTCTCACCTTTATTCTCAGATGATACCCGGGTATCTGAGGCTGCATCAATTGCGCAAAAATTGA GATCATTTGCCGAAGAAGATCCTGGAAGACAAGCCATGACTGTCTCAGGAAATGCAACAGCAAGCAAAGGATTGGAAGTTGCAGTTGGTAATCTCCAGGAATATTGCAATg AACTGGAAAACAAATTGCTGTCCAGATTTGATGTAGCCTCGCAGAAAAAGGATCTGTGTTCAATGGCACAATGTGCAATTATTTTGTTGCAG TTCAACAGGGGTACTAGTGTTATGCAACATTATGTGGGGTTACGTCCAATGTTTGATTTGGAGGTCATGAATGCTGATGTCCAAGTGGTTCTTGGTGACTCTGGATCTCAACCCATTCCTAGCAATGTTGGGCAAGGGCTCTCTTCATTGTACAAAGAAATTACTG ATACTGTAAAGAAAGAAGCAGAAACCATAACAGCAGTATTTCCTTACCCCAATGATGTCATGTCGATATTGGTTCAG CGTGTCCTGGAAGACCGAGTTCCTAATCTTCTTGAGAAGCTATTGCTGAAACCATCTCTTGTTAATCCACCTTCCAAGGAAGGAGGGCTTATATTA TATCTGAGAATGCTAGCAGTGTCATATGAGAAAACGCTTGAACTTTCTAAGGACTTGCATAGCGTGGGATGTGGTGACTTGGATGTTGAAG GCTTGACTGAGTCACTTTTTCTTCCCCACAAAGATACATATATAGAATATGAAAAGGTTTCTCTTAGGCTACTCTATAAGGAAAAG ATGGAGGAACTAGGAATTGAGTCCTCGTCCTCTGAATCAAAGGGCACAATTGGGCGTTCCAAGGGAGCATCCATTGCATCTTCTCAACACCAGATAACTGTCACCATTGTTACCGACTTTGTACACTGGAACGAAGAAGCCATATCCAGATGTACTTTGTTTTCAACACAG GAAACTACTCTTGCAGCTAACGTTCGGCTCGTTTTCACATGCCTTTTGAAGCAG GTTAGTCAATATATAACAGAAGGCCTTGAAAGAGCGAGAGAAAGCCTGACTGATGCTGCAGCATCTAGAGAACGGTTTGTTCTAGGAACTAGTGTGGGTCGAAGAGTTGCAGGATCCACATCTATA GGAGAAACTGCTGCTGCAGCTGGAGAAAGTGGTTTTAAATCTTTTATGCTTGCTCTACAGCAGTGCGGAAGTATTGTGGTTGTTCTTCAACAA TTTTTTGCAAACTCCGTTTCTCAAATCTTACTGCCTGTGGAGGGTGCACATGCTGCTGCCTGTGAAGAAATGGCATCAGCAATGTCCAGTGCAGAAGCTGCTGCCTACAAGGGGCTCCAGCTGTGCATTGAAACAGTGATGGCTGAG GTTGATCGCCTGCAATCAGCTGAACAGAAAGCTGCAGATTTCCGATCATCTGACGATGACATTAGTCCGGAGCAGCGACCAACAAATGCTTGCACTAG AGTTATTGCCTATCTCTCCCGGGTACTTGAGTCTGCTTTCACAACTCTTGATGGTTTGAACAAACAGGCATTCCTCACCGAACTG GGAAATCGCTTGCACAAGTTGGTAATGAGTCATTGGGAAAAGTTCACTTTCAACTGGAG CGGAGGACTGCAGCTCAAGCGTGACATATCAGAGTATGCAGACTTTGTTCGGTGTTTCAATGCTCCTACAGTAGATGAGAAATTCGAGCTGTTGGGCAT CCTAGCGAACGTGTTTATTGTCGCTCCAGAAAGTCTGTCGTCGCTGTTTGAGGGAACCCCAAGTATAAAAACAGATGCAAAACG GTTTATTCAGCTCAGAGACGATTACAAGAGTACAAAGCTGGCAACTAAACTCAGTTCTCTGTGGTAG
- the LOC121758936 gene encoding QWRF motif-containing protein 2-like, with protein MMVAAVSGAASTTDPQNPKTTRPPLLPSEKDNSNGVSNNLKKPKSRIVSSRYMSPSTSSTSTSNSSSLSSSSSSSSSSSSSSRRFPSPVVSRNSTPMANTPALASKRSVSVDRRRSVTARPLIPDFDPKNGGVSAATKLLVTSTRSLSVSFQGEAFSLPISKTKVTPPSPNLSSVRKGTPERRRGSTPSRGKADVVGGQVESCKVVDQHRWPARHRLMNPLSRSMDCSGSVEESSTLSGSGNVVRSLQNSMIDERRSSLGGRASLDLGHSELPNVAQRSPYGNSVNNEALMPCDLTTSDSDSVSSGSTSGVQECGPGSQRKNGPRGIFASAKFWQETNSRLRRLQDPGSPLSTSPGSKLIVPPKLKKYSGNGSIMSSPRTMSTPIRGSVRAASPSKLMTPVGTSPSRGYSPSRIRNAVSTINNNFTDTPSVLSFAVDVQRGKVGERKILDAHFLRLLYNRHLQWRFVNARTEAVMHVQKCSAEKNLWNAWITSSDLRDTVAKRRHRLQLLRQKLKLASILKKQMTFLEDWASLDENHLISVVGAIEALKASTLRLPVGGGATADIQSLQKAIGSAVEVMQAMSNSAYLLLQTVEEVSCLVSELAKVMKKERALLEQCTDYISLLEAMQVKESNLRTHLVQCNNRVRKSMF; from the exons ATGATGGTGGCTGCTGTTTCTGGAGCAGCTTCAACAACCGACCCCCAAAACCCCAAAACCACTAGGCCCCCATTGTTGCCCTCTGAAAAAGATAACAGCAATGGGGTTTCCAATAATCTCAAAAAGCCCAAATCAAGAATTGTCTCTTCTAGATACATGTCCCCTTCAACTTCTTCCACTTCAACTTCCAATTCATCTTCactttcctcctcctcctcctcctcctcctcctcctcctcctcttctagAAGGTTCCCCTCGCCTGTGGTGTCAAGAAACTCCACCCCTATGGCGAATACGCCGGCATTAGCCTCTAAGAGGTCCGTTTCTGTAGACAGGAGAAGGTCCGTGACTGCCAGGCCTTTGATTCCTGATTTTGACCCTAAGAATGGTGGTGTTTCAGCTGCCACTAAGCTTCTTGTGACCTCGACTAGGAGTTTGTCTGTTTCATTTCAAGGGGAGGCGTTTTCGTTGCCTATTAGTAAGACTAAGGTGACCCCTCCTTCCCCTAATTTGAGTAGTGTGAGGAAGGGGACTCCGGAGAGGAGGAGGGGTAGTACTCCTTCGAGGGGGAAGGCCGATGTTGTAGGTGGTCAGGTAGAGAGTTGTAAGGTTGTAGATCAGCACAGGTGGCCAGCTAGGCATCGGTTGATGAATCCCCTTTCGAGGAGTATGGATTGTAGTGGCAGTGTTGAGGAGAGCAGTACCCTGAGTGGATCTGGGAATGTTGTTCGATCACTACAGAACTCAATGATTGATGAGAGGAGGTCTTCGCTTGGTGGTAGGGCGAGTCTTGATTTGGGCCACTCTGAGCTTCCAAATGTGGCTCAGCGATCCCCGTATGGAAATTCAGTTAATAATGAGGCGTTGATGCCATGTGACCTCACCACGTCTGATTCGGATAGTGTCTCATCTGGTAGCACTTCAGGAGTTCAAGAATGTGGCCCGGGTTCCCAAAGGAAAAATGGGCCTCGTGGGATTTTTGCATCAGCGAAATTTTGGCAAGAAACTAACAGCCGTCTTAGGAGACTGCAGGATCCTGGCTCACCTTTGTCTACAAGTCCTGGTTCTAAACTGATTGTGCCGCCTAAGTTGAAAAAGTATAGTGGTAACGGTTCAATTATGTCATCCCCAAGAACAATGTCGACTCCTATTCGTGGTAGTGTTAGGGCTGCATCTCCTAGCAAGCTTATGACACCTGTGGGAACGTCTCCATCCAGGGGATATAGTCCATCTCGCATCAGAAATGCTGTTAGCACCATTAACAACAATTTCACTGACACGCCCTCGGTTCTTAGTTTTGCTGTTGATGTACAGAGAGGGAAAGTTGGGGAGAGAAAAATCTTAGATGCTCATTTTTTGAGGCTTTTGTACAACCGGCACTTGCAGTGGCGCTTTGTAAATGCTAGAACTGAAGCGGTCATGCATGTACAGAAATGCAGTGCAGAG AAGAATCTGTGGAACGCATGGATAACGAGCTCAGATCTACGTGATACTGTCGCTAAAAGAAGACACAGATTGCAGTTGCTTAGACAAAAGTTGAAACTAGCTTCCATTTTGAAAAAACAA ATGACCTTTTTGGAGGATTGGGCATCTTTGGATGAAAACCACTTGATTTCTGTGGTTGGAGCTATTGAAGCTTTGAAGGCTAGCACTCTTCGTCTTCCAGTTGGCGGAGGAGCCACT GCCGACATCCAAAGCTTGCAGAAAGCTATCGGTTCAGCTGTTGAAGTCATGCAAGCAATGTCAAACTCAGCATATTTGCTTCTCCAAACT GTCGAGGAAGTGAGTTGTTTAGTGAGTGAACTGGCGAAAGTAATGAAAAAGGAGAGAGCTTTGCTTGAGCAATGTACTGACTACATTTCCCTTTTAGAAGCCATGCAG GTTAAAGAAAGTAATCTAAGAACACACCTAGTACAGTGTAATAACCGTGTACGGAAGAGCATGTTCTAA
- the LOC121758935 gene encoding exocyst complex component SEC10b-like isoform X2 → MEETKNGATIDASAIILSIDEFKGDVSFDVLFRKLVNQFLPSCLEEIDASEKASVNDVMPRGHTRTHSEAVKFSVGISSPLFPEVDALLSLFKNSGTQLIDLRKKIDGKLNNLKKEVASQDYKHRKTLSELEKRVEVLFDSFARLDSRISSVGQTAAKIGDHLQSADTQRENATQTIDLIKYLMEFNSSPGDLMELSPLFSDDTRVSEAASIAQKLRSFAEEDPGRQAMTVSGNATASKGLEVAVGNLQEYCNELENKLLSRFDVASQKKDLCSMAQCAIILLQFNRGTSVMQHYVGLRPMFDLEVMNADVQVVLGDSGSQPIPSNVGQGLSSLYKEITDTVKKEAETITAVFPYPNDVMSILVQRVLEDRVPNLLEKLLLKPSLVNPPSKEGGLILYLRMLAVSYEKTLELSKDLHSVGCGDLDVEGLTESLFLPHKDTYIEYEKVSLRLLYKEKMEELGIESSSSESKGTIGRSKGASIASSQHQITVTIVTDFVHWNEEAISRCTLFSTQETTLAANVRLVFTCLLKQVSQYITEGLERARESLTDAAASRERFVLGTSVGRRVAGSTSIGETAAAAGESGFKSFMLALQQCGSIVVVLQQFFANSVSQILLPVEGAHAAACEEMASAMSSAEAAAYKGLQLCIETVMAELL, encoded by the exons ATGGAAGAGACGAAAAATGGTGCAACGATTGATGCCTCTGCAATAATTTTAAGCATTGATGAGTTCAAG GGTGACGTTTCATTTGATGTACTGTTCCGGAAGTTAGTAAATCAGTTCTTACCATCGTGTTTAGAAGAAATAGATGCTTCTGAAAAAGCTAGTGTAAATGATGTTATGCCACGTGGTCATACGCGAACTCATTCAGAAGCTGTGAAATTCTCGGTAGGAATATCAAGCCCGTTGTTTCCCGAAGTAGATGCTCTGTTATCTCTATTCAAGAATTCGGGTACGCAGTTGATTGATCTTAGAAAGAAG ATTGATGGGAAACTCAACAATCTCAAGAAGGAAGTAGCAAGTCAAGATTATAAGCACCGTAAGACACTTTCTGAG CTCGAAAAACGTGTTGAGGTCCTGTTCGATAGTTTTGCAAGGTTGGATTCCCGCATATCGAGCGTTGGCCAAACTGCTGCTAAGATTGGGGACCATCTTCAG AGTGCAGACACCCAGAGAGAAAATGCCACTCAAACAATAGATCTTATTAAG TACCTGATGGAGTTTAACAGCAGTCCTGGTGACCTAATGGAACTCTCACCTTTATTCTCAGATGATACCCGGGTATCTGAGGCTGCATCAATTGCGCAAAAATTGA GATCATTTGCCGAAGAAGATCCTGGAAGACAAGCCATGACTGTCTCAGGAAATGCAACAGCAAGCAAAGGATTGGAAGTTGCAGTTGGTAATCTCCAGGAATATTGCAATg AACTGGAAAACAAATTGCTGTCCAGATTTGATGTAGCCTCGCAGAAAAAGGATCTGTGTTCAATGGCACAATGTGCAATTATTTTGTTGCAG TTCAACAGGGGTACTAGTGTTATGCAACATTATGTGGGGTTACGTCCAATGTTTGATTTGGAGGTCATGAATGCTGATGTCCAAGTGGTTCTTGGTGACTCTGGATCTCAACCCATTCCTAGCAATGTTGGGCAAGGGCTCTCTTCATTGTACAAAGAAATTACTG ATACTGTAAAGAAAGAAGCAGAAACCATAACAGCAGTATTTCCTTACCCCAATGATGTCATGTCGATATTGGTTCAG CGTGTCCTGGAAGACCGAGTTCCTAATCTTCTTGAGAAGCTATTGCTGAAACCATCTCTTGTTAATCCACCTTCCAAGGAAGGAGGGCTTATATTA TATCTGAGAATGCTAGCAGTGTCATATGAGAAAACGCTTGAACTTTCTAAGGACTTGCATAGCGTGGGATGTGGTGACTTGGATGTTGAAG GCTTGACTGAGTCACTTTTTCTTCCCCACAAAGATACATATATAGAATATGAAAAGGTTTCTCTTAGGCTACTCTATAAGGAAAAG ATGGAGGAACTAGGAATTGAGTCCTCGTCCTCTGAATCAAAGGGCACAATTGGGCGTTCCAAGGGAGCATCCATTGCATCTTCTCAACACCAGATAACTGTCACCATTGTTACCGACTTTGTACACTGGAACGAAGAAGCCATATCCAGATGTACTTTGTTTTCAACACAG GAAACTACTCTTGCAGCTAACGTTCGGCTCGTTTTCACATGCCTTTTGAAGCAG GTTAGTCAATATATAACAGAAGGCCTTGAAAGAGCGAGAGAAAGCCTGACTGATGCTGCAGCATCTAGAGAACGGTTTGTTCTAGGAACTAGTGTGGGTCGAAGAGTTGCAGGATCCACATCTATA GGAGAAACTGCTGCTGCAGCTGGAGAAAGTGGTTTTAAATCTTTTATGCTTGCTCTACAGCAGTGCGGAAGTATTGTGGTTGTTCTTCAACAA TTTTTTGCAAACTCCGTTTCTCAAATCTTACTGCCTGTGGAGGGTGCACATGCTGCTGCCTGTGAAGAAATGGCATCAGCAATGTCCAGTGCAGAAGCTGCTGCCTACAAGGGGCTCCAGCTGTGCATTGAAACAGTGATGGCTGAG TTATTGTAA